The Antarcticibacterium sp. 1MA-6-2 genome has a window encoding:
- a CDS encoding sugar transferase, which yields MYKNFFKPGMDFIMAFAGLLVLSPVLLVILILLAFANNGKPFFFQNRPGKNGNIFKIIKFKTMTDAKDRNGCLLPDAERLTSVGKFVRKTSIDEVPQLLNVIKGEMSFVGPRPLLPQYLPLYNSRQKKRHLVKPGITGWAQVNGRNAISWRQKFEYDVWYVENLSFFLDLKILWKTVRKVVISEGINTANMATTEPFNGNN from the coding sequence ATGTATAAAAACTTTTTTAAACCTGGGATGGATTTTATTATGGCTTTTGCAGGATTATTAGTTTTAAGTCCTGTGTTATTGGTGATCCTAATTTTATTAGCTTTTGCAAATAATGGTAAACCCTTTTTTTTCCAAAACAGGCCTGGAAAGAATGGAAATATTTTCAAAATTATAAAGTTTAAAACTATGACCGATGCGAAGGATAGGAATGGCTGTTTATTACCCGATGCAGAGCGGTTAACAAGTGTAGGTAAATTTGTTAGAAAGACTTCCATTGATGAAGTTCCTCAACTTTTGAATGTAATCAAAGGTGAAATGAGTTTTGTTGGACCGAGGCCTCTGTTGCCTCAGTATTTGCCTCTGTATAATTCCAGGCAGAAAAAAAGGCATCTGGTAAAGCCGGGTATTACAGGATGGGCTCAGGTTAATGGAAGAAATGCTATAAGTTGGAGACAAAAATTTGAATATGATGTTTGGTATGTGGAGAATCTCTCCTTCTTTCTGGATTTAAAAATATTATGGAAAACTGTTAGAAAAGTTGTTATTTCAGAAGGAATAAATACTGCCAATATGGCCACAACAGAACCTTTTAATGGCAATAATTAA
- a CDS encoding glycosyltransferase, translating into MKDIILAEGFAGIEKIKVLGKGSSNGIDLKYFNSKKQENCEREILLEKLRIPENDLIFIFIGRLVSEKGINELVAAFDELQQTFKDISLLLVGPFEEELDPLTPTTLQTINEHTKIFFTGYQPDVRPYLEISHILTFPSYREGFPNVVMQAGAMGLPSIVSNINGCNEIIETGKNGIIIPVKDKNALFESMKTLIKNPSLRLELASKARAEIRENYDREQFWLLLKEEYEGLIKELNLHS; encoded by the coding sequence TTGAAAGATATTATTTTAGCTGAAGGTTTCGCCGGAATTGAAAAAATTAAAGTTCTTGGTAAGGGTAGTTCAAATGGAATAGATCTCAAATATTTTAATAGTAAAAAACAAGAAAACTGTGAAAGAGAAATTCTTTTAGAAAAACTTAGAATTCCGGAAAATGATCTAATTTTTATTTTTATTGGTCGGCTGGTTTCAGAAAAAGGAATAAATGAACTTGTTGCAGCTTTTGATGAACTTCAACAAACATTTAAGGACATCTCGCTGCTTCTGGTGGGGCCTTTTGAAGAGGAGTTAGATCCCTTGACTCCAACTACTTTGCAAACTATTAATGAACACACAAAAATCTTTTTTACCGGATATCAACCAGATGTTCGTCCATATCTCGAAATAAGCCATATTCTCACTTTTCCAAGCTACAGGGAAGGTTTTCCTAATGTTGTTATGCAAGCAGGAGCAATGGGCTTACCATCTATTGTAAGTAACATTAATGGATGTAACGAAATTATTGAGACGGGAAAAAATGGAATCATAATACCAGTCAAAGATAAAAATGCACTTTTTGAGTCAATGAAAACGCTAATTAAAAATCCATCTTTGAGGTTGGAACTTGCATCAAAGGCAAGAGCAGAAATTCGGGAGAATTATGATCGGGAACAGTTTTGGCTGCTCTTAAAAGAGGAATATGAGGGTTTAATAAAGGAATTGAATTTGCATTCCTAA
- a CDS encoding acetyltransferase — protein MKKIILIGASDHCRYTIDIIEQEGKYEISGILDKNLPVGEEFGGYPVLGYLNDLPKLIEDMQIVGGVIAIGDNFTRKRLQQEIEKSVQNFTFINAIHPSVIFGKKVEIGSGCVFMAGVIVNNNCKIGDHCFLATKCSLDHDSTIGNFSSMSPGVTTGGRVSIGDCTAIGIGASILHYKSIGDYCVIGGNSLVNKDIEDYYVAFGILS, from the coding sequence ATGAAAAAAATTATTCTAATTGGAGCTTCAGACCATTGTAGGTATACTATTGATATTATTGAACAGGAAGGGAAATATGAAATTTCCGGAATACTGGATAAAAACCTACCTGTGGGAGAAGAGTTTGGTGGATATCCGGTATTGGGATATTTAAATGATCTTCCAAAATTAATCGAGGATATGCAAATCGTTGGAGGCGTTATTGCTATAGGAGATAATTTTACAAGAAAGAGATTGCAACAGGAAATAGAAAAATCTGTTCAAAATTTTACGTTTATAAACGCTATTCATCCCTCAGTAATTTTTGGTAAAAAAGTAGAAATTGGTTCTGGTTGTGTTTTTATGGCTGGAGTTATTGTAAACAATAATTGTAAAATAGGGGATCATTGTTTTTTAGCGACAAAATGTTCACTCGATCATGATTCCACAATAGGAAACTTTTCTAGTATGAGTCCCGGGGTTACTACAGGAGGTAGGGTGTCTATTGGCGATTGTACAGCTATAGGAATAGGTGCCTCCATTCTACACTACAAGAGTATAGGTGATTACTGTGTCATTGGTGGAAATTCGCTGGTTAACAAAGACATAGAAGATTATTATGTAGCTTTTGGTATACTTAGCTAA